The segment ATCCAATACACTTCTGGCATTATCACATGCCTCATCGGGATTTTCAATATCCCTGATTACTATTTTGAACTTGTTTCCTTCAAGCTGACCTATTCTTAGTTTTTTCTGATTGGATTTTATATCCAGTATCTTCACGTTATAAAGAACATCCTCCAAATCATCGGGCAATTCCTCCGGAGTTATGTTACTTACACATATCCATTGACGGGTTATGGCTGATTTATCTTTCATACCTGCAAAGCCCATTCTTTTTCTGCTTAGATGTAAATGTCTTGCCACATCCAATACGATGTCCAAAGTTGTTTTTCCATTCTTTTGTATTTCAATCCACGTATTTGGTCCTTCACCTGTAGGTAAGGCCAATGGAACTTCTTCAACATAGAAATCCTCGTTACTACATCTTATCATTCCACCGGTTCCCTTAAAATCTGTTATAAAATTCTCTGCATTTAACAATATTAAATCCTCCGTAAAATTAGTAAAAATGATATTTAAAAAGAAAAAATAAAAAAATATTGGATTATTATCCTTCGGATTCTGGCGTATTAACTGGTTCCAGATTATCAGAAGTATCCGAATCACTTCCAGGATTATCTGCAGGAACAGGATTATCTGCAGGAACAGGATTTACTGGTTCTTCAGTGCCGCTATCAGCCTGATTCGAATTACCTTCATCTGTCGTGGCAGTTCCAGTATCAGTACCGGTAGAGCTAGAAACTTGATTTGATCCACGATTCGTTGTATTTTGAGAAGATACCACATCTGATTCAATGTCATTAGAGTCATTATTGGAATCCTCCTGGACCAATAATGATAAAGTGTCATTTGTAGATTTTTCTATTAATGATATGATATTGTCTTCAATACCTGTTTCATGAAGTGATGGTACGAATGCGTAAGCTAAAACTAAGGACAATATCAAAATGACCGGTATCATGACCAGTAAAAACTTTTTATCCTTATTGAGTATCTCTTCAAGTTTTTTATTTTCCATATGAATCTCCTCATCTCTATATTTATATTACTTTTTCATAACATAATAAAGTATTGAAAAATATAAAATAATATTTTTTAAAAAAAATAGTTCAAACATGAAAAAATAGCAAGATAATATAAAAGAAATTAGGAAGATGATGAATAGGTTAATAATAAAAACCAGACAAATACTTTGAAAAAAAAAATTTAAGAAAAAAATAATAGAAAAGGATTTAATATTTAAAAACCAAATATTATAATAAGTTTAAATATTTACGTTGGAGGGATAAATATCATAGAAAAAGTATCAAAAACTATGATTGCTCTGATAATAATAAGCGTTATTTCCCTGTTATATGCTTTAATTGGACCTATGAAAAATTTATTCATATTTTTAGCAATATTTACTGTGGAATTTATTATTATTGGCCTGTCAAGTGCTAATATTCTATATCCAAAGGAAGATATAAAGTATATGGCTAAAAAGCCAATACAAGTGATTACTCTAGCGATATTTTTATCATTAGTCGGTATGATAATAACCAAATCTCTTATTGGTGCTTCAACAAGAAATTTCATAATAGTATTGTCAATAATCAGCATCATAGTCACTTTACTAACTAACTTTGAACATTCAAAGAATTTCGATTACAGTGACAATAAGATAGTCAAAAAATACTTTAGTAAAGGTACTCATGAATCAATATATGCTATTGCAGTTTATTGTTTGGTTAGTTTCTTTGGAATTAATGTACCGCCATTTAGTGTTATACCATTATGGTTTGGATTATGTGTGCCATTCCTATTGTTTATTCCAGGATATCTAATTACAAACACGGTAATACCTAAAAAGGATGAAATTGAATTACCTGAAAGACTGGGAATCTCAGTATTTTTAAGTCTAATCACCATGTCAATCATAGGATTTGCTTATGCACAGTTAAAACATGGATTGAACATGAGAATAGTGACTTTAATATTGGTATTTATGACATTGTTCATATTAATCCCATTATATCTTATTAGAAGTAGAAATATACCATTAAAAGTTAGGTTTAACCATCCGTTAATTGAAAGACTATTGGTATTAATGGCAATAATCAGTTTAATCTTAGTCATACTCTCAGGAATATACGTTAACACGTTAAGTTTAACTGCAAATCCTGGAAATACAACATTCACGATTGAAGGAATCACGGCATCAAATAGTTCGGATGGATATTATTCATTTGATGAGGGACAAGAAGTAGAACTGAACATAAGTTTAACAAATCAGGAAAATGAAGACGTTAATTATAAGGTGGTTATAGAGAGTAAGAATGAATCCGGAAACACTACTGTAGATGAGCTTACAAAAAGCCTGAAAGTTAACGAGTCGGCCAAAATACCTGTGAACATTACTATGACACCGGGTAAAAAGGATATTACGTTTACATTATATAAAAATGATAAGGTATACAAGATACGTCATTTATATGTAAATGTAGGAGGAGAATCTTCTGAAACTGAAGGAGAATCTTCAACATCGGGCGGAGAATCTTCAGAATAAAAAAAAAAATAAGTATTATGCTGGAAATATTATTTTCCAACAGCATAATATTTAAAACCTAATTTTTTCATATAACTATTTTTAAATTGATTTCTACCATCAAAGATTATATCATTATTTAAAAGGTCTTTCATTCTATTAAAGTCTGGACTTCTAAATTCTTTCCACTCGGTTAGAAGCACCAGTGCATCAGCATCTTTTAATAATGAATATTTATCATCATAATAATTTATATCCAAATCCTTGAAATAATACTCTTTTGCTACATCCATGGCCTTCGGGTCATATACATTGATTTTCGCACCCATCTTAAGCAGTTGTCTGATGACAATTATGGATGGTGCTTCCCTCATATCATCGGTTTCAGGTTTGAATGCCAGTCCCCATATGGCAAAGGTTAATCCCTCCAAATTATCGCCCAGCACATCAATGATTTTATTTATAAGATAATATTTCTGAGAATTATTGACCTTTTCAACACTTTCCAGCAGTACAGGGGTGTAATCATGATCCTTTGCCGTTTTAATAAGTGCCGTTACATCTTTTGGAAAACAACTTCCACCATATCCGCATCCGGCATATAGGAAGTTACTTCCTATCCTGGAATCACTACCCATTCCTTTACGTACATAGTCAATGTTCGCACCGACCTTGTCACATATATTGGCCATTTCATTCATGAATGAAATTCTGTTGGCCAACATGGAATTTGAAGCGTACTTGGTCATTTCAGCACTGCTTACATCCATTACAATCATCCTTTCATGATTCTTTGTGAACGGTTCATAAAGTGTTTTCATCATTTCCTCTGAATCCTCATCATCACATCCAACCACAATCCTGTCTGGCCTCATGAAATCATTGACCGCATTACCCTCTTTTAGAAATTCCGGATTTGAAACAACAGATACATTGAAATCCTTTCCCCTTTTGTCCAGCTGTTGTTGAATGATTTTTTTAACTTCATATGCCGTGCCTACAGGTACTGTTGATTTGTCCACAACTATAATATCATGAGTAACTATCTGCCCGATTTCCTTTGCCACTTGATGTACATACTGCAAATCAGCACTTCCATCTTCACCCATTGGGGTTCCCACAGCTATAAAACATAAATCGGCATTTTCCAATCCTTGTGATAAATCTGTTGTAAAGTGTAAGTTTCCTCGTTCATAATTTTTTTTAATCAATTCCTCTAATCCAGGTTCATATATTGGCACTATTCCTTTTTTCAATGATTCTATCTTTTCTTCGATTACGTCAACACAGTAGACCTCATTTCCCATCTCTGAAAAACAAGTCCCTGTTACCAATCCCACATAACCCGTTCCTATAATAGTTATATTCATTAGATAACCTCAAATGTTTATACTTTAAAAAAAATAATTCGAACATATTACTATTATTTATTTATCAAATAAATCTAATTTAAAATTTTCTAAAAAATAGTTATCCTCCTATCCTTGTATTAGATAGGATTCAAAAAAAGATAAGGTAATTATTGTACTTGACAAACAATAAACCTATTGTTTTCAAATACCTTTGTACCCACTTGTATTTGATTGAAGTTGTAGTCATCAATCTCTTTTGTAAAGTAGTATACCGGATAATAGTCCCCTTCTACATATACCACGTCCAAATCGGAGTAATCGGTGGAGTTGTTCATTACCAGTGACTTATCATATACAATATATGATATGTTCTCATCGGCCAGTGCATAACTAGATGATTTACGTGATGATGGACTGGTATACACATCGAAGCTGTAATGCATTGGTATTACATCACTACTTGACAATATCATTCCAAAGAAGAGATTGTTTGTTATCATTGATTCATTGATTGATGTATTTTGTGTCTTAAACCAGTCAATTACCTCTGTCTCTTCAGCTGAAGGTGGTGCTATGTGAAACTTTGATTGGGACGTGCTTACACTGGAGTATTGGAATGATTCATCAGATAATGAAAATCCCAAACTGATTAGTGAGAGCAATAAAAGCACGACTATCGACATGTAAATAAACTTGTTATTATCCTTTTTATAGTTTTCCAATAGTTGGCTAAAGGCATATCCACCCAGAAGAACTGTTGGAATTACAAAGTATATCAGCATTCTGTAAGTATAAACCGGCACTCCAATCCAGTGTAAATTACTGATAATAAATGCCAGTAATGCCCATATAGCTATAAATACATGTTTTCTATTTTTTATTGAGTAGACAAATCCTATTATGCCTAATATCAATGGCAATATGCTTACACATTTAATGTATCTTTCAAGTCCCATCGCCTTTTGGCCCATGAACAGTGACATAGGATCGTTTATTATTGAAAAGGTCCCGTTCAATAGCTCCAATGCCTTTTCAGGACTTAACATGTTTATCATCATATACCCTATAGCCAAGACCACCAGCAGTGGTATGAGAAACATGAGATAGGATGAGATTACACGTAGTTTTCTGGATAATATCAGATATATCAGGGATAATGCGGATATTATGGCCACATAATATACGAATGTTGAAAAATGAACCGCAAGTATTAATAATCCCATCAGTACACTTATAAATACATACCATATGTTTTCATTATCAATGGCCATGTAATAGAAGTACACTCCCCACAAGAAGAATATTACCGCTATTGTCTCCGGAATAGGAAGTAACAAACGCGTAAACATAAAACTTGCCAACAACAGCATACCTGATACGCATCCTGCAACTGATCCATACAGTTTATGTGAAATATATACTACACTTATCACAGCTACCGTTACAAAGACAACCTGAAATACTTGAGCAGATTGTATTAGGCTTAAACCTGATATTGATGATGTGAGAATCAACAATATGTGAAACAGTGGTGCATATCCGATGGTTTTACCTATAGGAGCATTCAACAATGGGTCGGTAGTTGTCAATCCATTAATCAGGTATGCTAATGAATAGTTTATATGCGTATATATGTCCCAGCTCAATGGCCCATTAGTAGTTAATGTCACATATAATGCTATCAGAAACGTAAGTATTATAGGGACAATCAATAATTTTTTGTTTTCATATTTAATCATTTTATCACTAATTTTTTTTAATTGAAGAAAATCTAGTAGGCATTTTGATCAAATAGCAACATTGGAATTGTTCTTAAAAATATTTTTATATCCAACCATATAGACCAATTTTCCACGTAGAAAATGTCATATTTAATACGTTCAACTATGGATGTATTTCCACGATATCCATTTATCTGAGCCCATCCTGCCATTCCCGGACGTACATGATGTTTAATCATGTATTTTGGTACTGATTCCCTGAATTTCCTAACAAAATATGGGCGTTCTGGTCGTGGTCCAATAAGACTCATATCTCCCTTAAGTATATTGTAGAATTGCGGCAATTCGTCAATACTTGTTCTTCTTATGAACTTACCGAAGTTGGTGACTCGGGGATCGTTTTTTTGAGTCCACTTTTGATCATCAACATATTCATTTTCAATAGTCATACTTCTAAACTTATATATCATGAAAACCCTACCGTTTTCACCTACCCTTTCCTGTTTATATATTACCGGACCGGGAGAGGTTAATTTAACCCCCATGGCCACTAGAATTAATAACGGTGAGATTATTATAGATACCACAATTACAAAAACCACGTCGAATATTCTTTTTATGTATCGGTTAAATGTAATATCCAACGGTAAGTTTCTGACACTAATCAGTGGAATATCATCAATCAACTCTACATTAAAGTTACTTGATACATACTGATAGTAATCAGGGACGATATCAGCACGTACTCCCATCTTTTCACAACTTTCTATAATCTGTCCTAATACATTGTAATGTCTTGGAGAGATACTTACGATAACCCTGTCAACAAGGTTACGGGCCAGTATTTTTTCGATGTCCGTTATTTTACCGATTACCTTAACATTGTTAATTTCACCAGTCACGTTATCATCCAAAAATCCCATGATTTTATATCCGAGATATGAATTAACACTTATTGTATCGGCTAATCTAGCACCTACTTCTCCTGCGCCAATTATCAAAACGTATTTGATGTTAAAACCTTCCTGACGGAATTTTCTTAGAGTTAACCTTAACAATGACCTTTCTACAGCGGCAAGTACGAATGTTACCAGGAGTATTGAAACTATGTAATATGCATCAACTCGAATCACGTTCAATAATAGCAATACTGACATGAATATAAATTCCACTACAATAACTCTTAAAATCTTGGATGATTCTGAAAAAATACTTCTGTTGGTCCTTTGAGGAGTATATAAACCAAATATATAGTAAAAAAGTATATAACTTGGTATTAAAAAGATATATAAAACCAACTGTGACAAATAATCATGATTAAAGAATAAATGAGTGTATTTTGTAAATATTGATGAATTAACTATCGATACGGCAAATAGTACAATTAATGCATCAATTACAACATTCATCATATTAAATAATCGTTGGTTTTCTCGAATCATAATACCACTCTATTACTATTATTTATAGTGATTTTAAATATAATATTTTTCTATTAAAAAAAAAGTTGAAAAAAAATATAATGGGAAAAGAAAACCAAATAAAATTTGAGAATCTGGATTACAAGAATAAAAGCTTGATGTAATACAAGGACCATATTCCAACATGGGTAATGACATTTATTAAAATATTATCAGAGGCTTTATAATGTTTATCGTAAAATATTTGCATTGAATTGTGAAATTCATACAATAACTTTTTGGATTTGCCACTGGCCCCCTTATAATGTGTTATTTCTGCCTTTCCATAATACACGACATCATAACCCAATTGCTTGATGTTGTAGCATAGCTCAATATCCTCACCATACATGAAATATGATTCATCCAAACAGCCACACTTTAGCATTACATCTCTTGGAATTAACATGAACGCCCCCACAACACAATCGACCGGATAAACCTCATTTTCATCAAGATATGATAGATTATATCTGTTGAATCTCCTGCTTTTTGGAAATATCTTTGATAAACCCGTTAATCTATAGAATGATACTTCGAATGTGGGAAAAGATCTTCTGCATGCTTTATCCAAATTTCCATCGGGTAAAACCACCTTACATCCCAGACATCCGATGTTTGTATTTTCCTTTATATGGTACAAGCATTGATTTATCGTGTTTTCCTTTACTATGACATCACTATTTAACAGCAGTACATATTCACCTGTAGATTCTCTTATTCCAATATTGTTGGCCGTTGCAAAGCCGTCATTGTTATCGTTTTGTATAAGTGTGACATTCTCATAATCAGAAAAATCATTGCATAACATGTTAAAACTATCATCGGGTGAATCGTTGTCAACTATTACTATTTCATATCCTATATCATTTACTGTGGCAAGTATTGACATTACGGTATCCTTTGTTAATTGATAAGTTGCATAATTGACGATTATTATAGACAAATCCATATAACTCCTCCCTATAATATGTATCCCAATGTATTTTTAATCATCAGCCATTCAATCTTCAAGAGATTTTTATGTGATGTTATTTCAGTCTTTTTGAGTTTGTTTCTTGTGGACAATCCTTCATTTATTCCTTCAATGTATTCATCAGCATATCCTTTTTTATAGAAGAAAAGAATTTTAATCAATATTCCAATCATGAAAAAGATTGCATTAACGATTAACATCCAATTTGGCATGTTTTTATAGATTAAGTATATGTTGTTTCTTGCAGATATTTTTACCTTGAATGGATTGTATCTTGATCCGGTCGTTGCACTTCCATGGTGGTATACTATTGCATCTGCACAATAATATGAGATATAACCATGGATTCTGGCTCTGAAGGATAAATCCATATCTTCAACATAACTTTCAAAGTTTTCATCAAATAATCCTATTTCATCGAAGTACTCCCTACGATATAAAGCCGCACCTGCACATGCACTGAATACTTCACAGCTGGTTGTATATTTGGATATGTCCCTGTTGTTTCCTCTTTTTTTACTCCAGGAGAGTATTGTGTATTCGTCACCTGCATCATCAATTAACTGCGGGTTGTCATATTGAATCATTTTTGAGGATACTGAAAATATTTTTGAGTCAATCGCTATTGTTTTTAATAGCTCTTCAATCGTATCATCGCATACAACCGTATCATTATTTAATAAAAACAAGTAAGGAGTTTTGGCTACCTTGATTGCCTGATTAACAGCTTTTGCAAATCCTTCGTTTTGTTTATTGACTATTAATTTTATTTGAGGATAG is part of the Methanosphaera sp. BMS genome and harbors:
- a CDS encoding glycosyltransferase family 39 protein gives rise to the protein MIKYENKKLLIVPIILTFLIALYVTLTTNGPLSWDIYTHINYSLAYLINGLTTTDPLLNAPIGKTIGYAPLFHILLILTSSISGLSLIQSAQVFQVVFVTVAVISVVYISHKLYGSVAGCVSGMLLLASFMFTRLLLPIPETIAVIFFLWGVYFYYMAIDNENIWYVFISVLMGLLILAVHFSTFVYYVAIISALSLIYLILSRKLRVISSYLMFLIPLLVVLAIGYMMINMLSPEKALELLNGTFSIINDPMSLFMGQKAMGLERYIKCVSILPLILGIIGFVYSIKNRKHVFIAIWALLAFIISNLHWIGVPVYTYRMLIYFVIPTVLLGGYAFSQLLENYKKDNNKFIYMSIVVLLLLSLISLGFSLSDESFQYSSVSTSQSKFHIAPPSAEETEVIDWFKTQNTSINESMITNNLFFGMILSSSDVIPMHYSFDVYTSPSSRKSSSYALADENISYIVYDKSLVMNNSTDYSDLDVVYVEGDYYPVYYFTKEIDDYNFNQIQVGTKVFENNRFIVCQVQ
- a CDS encoding undecaprenyl-phosphate glucose phosphotransferase, with protein sequence MIRENQRLFNMMNVVIDALIVLFAVSIVNSSIFTKYTHLFFNHDYLSQLVLYIFLIPSYILFYYIFGLYTPQRTNRSIFSESSKILRVIVVEFIFMSVLLLLNVIRVDAYYIVSILLVTFVLAAVERSLLRLTLRKFRQEGFNIKYVLIIGAGEVGARLADTISVNSYLGYKIMGFLDDNVTGEINNVKVIGKITDIEKILARNLVDRVIVSISPRHYNVLGQIIESCEKMGVRADIVPDYYQYVSSNFNVELIDDIPLISVRNLPLDITFNRYIKRIFDVVFVIVVSIIISPLLILVAMGVKLTSPGPVIYKQERVGENGRVFMIYKFRSMTIENEYVDDQKWTQKNDPRVTNFGKFIRRTSIDELPQFYNILKGDMSLIGPRPERPYFVRKFRESVPKYMIKHHVRPGMAGWAQINGYRGNTSIVERIKYDIFYVENWSIWLDIKIFLRTIPMLLFDQNAY
- a CDS encoding glycosyltransferase family 2 protein — encoded protein: MDLSIIIVNYATYQLTKDTVMSILATVNDIGYEIVIVDNDSPDDSFNMLCNDFSDYENVTLIQNDNNDGFATANNIGIRESTGEYVLLLNSDVIVKENTINQCLYHIKENTNIGCLGCKVVLPDGNLDKACRRSFPTFEVSFYRLTGLSKIFPKSRRFNRYNLSYLDENEVYPVDCVVGAFMLIPRDVMLKCGCLDESYFMYGEDIELCYNIKQLGYDVVYYGKAEITHYKGASGKSKKLLYEFHNSMQIFYDKHYKASDNILINVITHVGIWSLYYIKLLFL
- a CDS encoding UDP-glucose/GDP-mannose dehydrogenase family protein: MNITIIGTGYVGLVTGTCFSEMGNEVYCVDVIEEKIESLKKGIVPIYEPGLEELIKKNYERGNLHFTTDLSQGLENADLCFIAVGTPMGEDGSADLQYVHQVAKEIGQIVTHDIIVVDKSTVPVGTAYEVKKIIQQQLDKRGKDFNVSVVSNPEFLKEGNAVNDFMRPDRIVVGCDDEDSEEMMKTLYEPFTKNHERMIVMDVSSAEMTKYASNSMLANRISFMNEMANICDKVGANIDYVRKGMGSDSRIGSNFLYAGCGYGGSCFPKDVTALIKTAKDHDYTPVLLESVEKVNNSQKYYLINKIIDVLGDNLEGLTFAIWGLAFKPETDDMREAPSIIVIRQLLKMGAKINVYDPKAMDVAKEYYFKDLDINYYDDKYSLLKDADALVLLTEWKEFRSPDFNRMKDLLNNDIIFDGRNQFKNSYMKKLGFKYYAVGK
- a CDS encoding DUF1616 domain-containing protein, with amino-acid sequence MAKKPIQVITLAIFLSLVGMIITKSLIGASTRNFIIVLSIISIIVTLLTNFEHSKNFDYSDNKIVKKYFSKGTHESIYAIAVYCLVSFFGINVPPFSVIPLWFGLCVPFLLFIPGYLITNTVIPKKDEIELPERLGISVFLSLITMSIIGFAYAQLKHGLNMRIVTLILVFMTLFILIPLYLIRSRNIPLKVRFNHPLIERLLVLMAIISLILVILSGIYVNTLSLTANPGNTTFTIEGITASNSSDGYYSFDEGQEVELNISLTNQENEDVNYKVVIESKNESGNTTVDELTKSLKVNESAKIPVNITMTPGKKDITFTLYKNDKVYKIRHLYVNVGGESSETEGESSTSGGESSE
- a CDS encoding glycosyltransferase family 2 protein — protein: MNAQVSVIIPNYNNVSLLKELLSSLDKIKTPFDIIIVDNNSQDDSVLFIKENYPQIKLIVNKQNEGFAKAVNQAIKVAKTPYLFLLNNDTVVCDDTIEELLKTIAIDSKIFSVSSKMIQYDNPQLIDDAGDEYTILSWSKKRGNNRDISKYTTSCEVFSACAGAALYRREYFDEIGLFDENFESYVEDMDLSFRARIHGYISYYCADAIVYHHGSATTGSRYNPFKVKISARNNIYLIYKNMPNWMLIVNAIFFMIGILIKILFFYKKGYADEYIEGINEGLSTRNKLKKTEITSHKNLLKIEWLMIKNTLGYIL